Proteins encoded together in one Thermophilibacter immobilis window:
- a CDS encoding ABC transporter ATP-binding protein gives MPGPRGKRSTEKAKDFKGTMVRLLGYVGQHKVAVFFGIAFAICSVIFNIVGPKVLGSVTTKLYEGLVATVAGTGTVDFAWIGATLLGLLGLYLASSACNLIQGWLMTGVTQKICFQMRQEISEKIAVIPLSYFNGHSKGDVLSRITNDVDTLGQSLNQSITQLITSVTQLVGVLVMMLSISLTLTGVTVLTLPVSVVIVLVVVRFSQKYFREQQQVLGTVNGIVEEDFAGQGVIQVFDRSEAAVAAFEAQNDRLFTSGWKSQFLSGLMMPLMSLVGNMGYVGVIVVGAQLALAGAATPGDIQSFIQYVRNFTQPIQQLSNVSNTMQSMAAATERVFEFLAAPEEEETATPQLPAVREGHVEFDHVRFGYLPDKTIIHDFSCVAEPGQTVAIVGPTGAGKTTLIKLIQRFYDVDAGSIRVDDIDVRDWDRTELRAEFAMVLQDTWLFNDTIRENIRYGRPDATDEEVEAAAKAARCDHFIHTLAGGYDFMINEEGTNLSQGQRQLVTIARAVLADRPALILDEATSNVDTRTEELIQRAMDALMVGRTSFVIAHRLSTIRNADVILVLRDGDIVEKGTHEELLATGGFYAELYNSQFDEDAVA, from the coding sequence ATGCCAGGACCAAGGGGCAAGCGTTCCACCGAGAAGGCCAAGGACTTCAAGGGCACCATGGTGAGGCTCCTCGGCTATGTGGGACAGCACAAGGTCGCGGTGTTCTTTGGCATCGCCTTCGCCATCTGCTCGGTCATCTTCAACATCGTGGGACCCAAGGTCCTGGGCTCGGTCACCACGAAGCTCTACGAGGGGCTCGTGGCCACGGTCGCGGGCACCGGCACGGTCGACTTCGCTTGGATCGGGGCCACGCTCCTGGGCCTTCTGGGCCTCTACCTTGCCAGCTCCGCGTGCAATCTCATCCAGGGCTGGCTCATGACCGGCGTCACGCAGAAGATCTGCTTCCAGATGCGCCAGGAGATCTCCGAGAAGATCGCCGTCATCCCGCTCTCTTACTTCAACGGACACAGCAAGGGCGACGTGCTCAGCCGCATCACCAACGACGTGGACACGCTCGGGCAGTCGCTCAATCAGTCGATCACGCAGCTCATCACCTCCGTCACGCAGCTCGTCGGCGTGCTCGTGATGATGCTCTCCATCAGCCTGACGCTCACGGGCGTCACCGTGCTCACCCTGCCCGTCTCGGTGGTCATCGTGCTCGTCGTGGTGCGCTTCTCGCAGAAGTACTTCCGCGAGCAGCAGCAGGTTCTGGGCACGGTCAACGGCATCGTCGAGGAGGACTTCGCCGGGCAGGGCGTCATCCAGGTCTTCGATCGCTCCGAGGCCGCCGTCGCCGCCTTCGAGGCCCAAAACGACCGCCTCTTCACGAGCGGATGGAAAAGCCAGTTCCTCTCGGGGCTGATGATGCCGCTCATGAGCCTCGTGGGCAACATGGGCTACGTGGGCGTCATCGTCGTGGGGGCCCAGCTCGCGCTGGCCGGCGCGGCCACCCCCGGCGACATCCAGAGCTTCATCCAGTACGTCCGCAACTTCACGCAGCCCATCCAGCAGCTCTCCAACGTCTCCAACACGATGCAGTCCATGGCGGCCGCCACCGAGCGCGTCTTCGAGTTTCTCGCCGCGCCCGAGGAGGAGGAGACCGCCACGCCGCAGCTTCCCGCCGTGCGCGAGGGCCACGTGGAGTTTGACCACGTGCGCTTTGGCTACCTGCCCGACAAGACCATCATTCACGATTTCTCGTGCGTGGCCGAGCCGGGCCAGACCGTGGCCATCGTGGGCCCCACCGGCGCCGGAAAGACCACGCTCATCAAGCTGATCCAGCGCTTCTACGACGTGGACGCCGGCTCGATCAGGGTCGACGACATCGACGTGCGCGACTGGGACCGAACCGAGCTGCGCGCAGAGTTCGCCATGGTGCTCCAGGACACGTGGCTCTTCAACGACACGATCCGCGAGAACATCCGCTACGGTCGTCCCGACGCCACCGACGAGGAGGTCGAGGCCGCGGCCAAGGCGGCACGCTGTGACCACTTCATCCACACCCTGGCCGGCGGCTACGACTTCATGATCAACGAGGAGGGGACCAACCTCTCCCAGGGGCAGCGCCAGCTCGTGACCATCGCGCGCGCCGTGCTGGCCGACCGTCCGGCGCTCATCCTCGACGAGGCCACCTCCAACGTGGACACGCGCACCGAGGAGCTCATCCAGCGAGCCATGGACGCGCTCATGGTCGGCCGCACGAGCTTCGTCATCGCGCACCGGCTCTCCACCATCAGAAACGCCGACGTGATCTTGGTGCTGCGTGACGGCGACATCGTCGAGAAGGGCACGCACGAGGAGCTCCTGGCCACGGGCGGCTTCTACGCGGAGCTCTACAACTCGCAGTTCGACGAGGACGCCGTGGCGTAG
- a CDS encoding polysaccharide deacetylase family protein translates to MEQLNGQRPSAHDQQHRARGLIIAAAVLVVALLGGAGLLWSLVAHASGSAAPSDDSDTPTLLDADAPAEPELPANDERAAELAYDPDRQTDWSYQSNGQKVVYLTFDDGPSENTEKVLDILDQYGINATFFVTGNDPDYRGSIRDAYERGNTIGMHTMTHDYKTVYASEDAYFSDLDQVAQVVKDEIGYVPYLVRFPGGSSNTVSANYSPGLMTTLSEDVPARGYQYYDWNVSSGDAAGNNVAVDTIVNSSCVEGYTNIMLLCHDSNTKATTAEALPRIIQYYLDNGYTFAPIDRSSFVVHHKVGN, encoded by the coding sequence GTGGAACAGCTAAACGGACAGCGTCCAAGTGCACATGACCAGCAGCATCGCGCTCGTGGTCTGATTATCGCCGCGGCGGTGCTCGTCGTGGCGCTTTTGGGAGGCGCGGGTCTCCTGTGGTCCCTGGTCGCGCATGCGAGTGGCTCTGCGGCACCGTCCGACGACTCCGACACGCCCACCCTGCTCGACGCGGACGCGCCCGCTGAGCCCGAGCTTCCGGCCAACGACGAGCGCGCGGCCGAGTTGGCGTACGACCCCGATCGCCAGACGGACTGGTCCTATCAGAGCAACGGTCAGAAGGTCGTCTACCTCACCTTTGACGACGGCCCCTCCGAGAACACCGAGAAGGTCCTCGACATCCTGGACCAGTACGGGATCAACGCCACCTTCTTCGTGACGGGCAACGACCCTGACTATCGCGGCTCGATCAGGGACGCCTACGAGCGCGGCAACACGATCGGCATGCACACGATGACGCACGACTACAAGACGGTCTATGCCTCCGAGGACGCTTATTTCTCGGACCTCGACCAGGTCGCCCAGGTGGTGAAGGACGAAATTGGCTACGTGCCGTACCTCGTGCGCTTTCCCGGTGGCTCGTCCAACACGGTCTCGGCCAACTACAGCCCCGGTCTCATGACGACGCTTTCCGAGGACGTTCCTGCGCGCGGCTACCAGTACTACGACTGGAACGTGAGCTCGGGCGACGCCGCCGGCAACAACGTGGCCGTCGACACGATCGTGAACTCGTCGTGCGTGGAGGGCTACACCAACATCATGCTGCTCTGCCACGACTCGAACACCAAGGCGACCACGGCCGAGGCGCTGCCGCGCATCATCCAGTACTACCTGGACAACGGCTACACCTTCGCGCCCATCGACCGCAGTTCGTTCGTGGTCCATCACAAGGTGGGCAACTAG